The nucleotide window GGTAAAGAAGGCATATTTGTCGATTTGCCCTTGGAACTTATATAGAGTTATCTATTTTTCCCGTagactttaattttagccaattatCCCCTACACATTTATATTAGCCAATTTCctccttgaactttaattttaaccaATTACCCAcctgaacttttataaatagccaattgTCCATCCTGATGctagattttaaaaaatttcatctaaTTGTCCATTCATTTTGATCAAGcagacaataaataacaatatgGGGGCAAAAAGgatgaaatttttaaaaatctaatggtaagggggaaattggctatttataaaagtttagGGAGGTAATCGGCTAAAGTTAAAGTTTAGAgaggaaattgactaattataaaaGCTCAAAAGagtaatcggctaaaattaaagttcaaaagaaaaattagcaGCTCTAGAGAGAGGGTGAACCGACAAATACCTCTGTAAAGTATGTAATATATTAATAACAAAATCAAATATTCAATAAAACAAGCAGGCGCACAATTTATTGCTGAATACCATATTACCTAATCAAGTAAAAGACATGGATTAGAACTGGTGGGAGGGAAAACCTATTCTTTCTGGATGAACTCGAGAGCACtatattcaaatcaaaacgTTCTAAAACACGTCTAACTTCTTTACAAGGTTTCTTTTTCATCTTACCATTTCATGGTATCTGAGAAAAAATGTCTTCTGGCTAATGATACGTGCAGCAGATATTTTGAAGATCGAATGGGCGTCCCAAAAACAAGCTGTCAAATGAGTTCGAACTTGCCTTTACTTTGCATTGACATCCGATCGCAATTTGGGCAGATCCCAGATAAGTTGCTAGCCTTCACGACAGTCAGCGACATTTACATCAACGGAGAAATTAATCGGATAAATCATCGTCGCCACCACTATATTCATCCATATCATGGTGTCGTGCAATCTTTTGTGGCCTTTCAAGGGTATCTTCAACATCATAGCCTCTTGTTCTCAATTTTGATACAGATCCCCTTAAATAATCCTGAAAACAGCGGcaagtcatgcaattacaatcATTCGATTATCAAAACCCTATATTACCCCCaaagaaatttaaatttcaaCAAATAGGTTCTCATACCCCTGCATCCTTTAGTTCAATTGATGCAACAGTTGGTCTCCGCCTAACCGTCACTCTTGCAGGTGCAGGAAAATGCTCAACCTCATCACTGGTTTTTCCCTCTTTGGATCtcttttttcttaaaacaagCTTTGTGGGAAGGGGCTGCATTGTAATGGAAAATTTATAACAATGATACCTTTGAAGACTTCTCCAAAAACAAAGATCAAGAAATACGTGCATGCATAATTAAAGATTAAATTCTCGATTCGAGGAGATACCGCATAGCGtgcttcatcatcatcaaaggAAACAAGGTACGTTGTGGGGTCGTGTACATCATCACCTCTTACCTGTTGAGACATGAATAGGCTTGTTATTAAATAAACAGTCAAAAAGTCAAACTTATTAACTTCTTAAACTGTGGGCAAGGTACATACATCGTAATGATACTCGCGAACCCAAGAATATGAAACATCTTCAGATTCATCGTAGGGATCTTTTGACAGCTGCCACCATTGAAATGGTAAATCATAAATGAGCCCCGAGAGCAGCTATGAACTGTTAATGCTAATGTTCTCAAAACAAGCATGCCTACCTCATTCGGTGAAGGAACCATGTAAGCCAAAAATTTCTCAGGGTTAGCTGGATCTACACCTGTTACCTTATAACTTTTCATTATGGCCTGGAATGGATGAGATCATAACAGATTACTAGCCAATTATTGGATGCTgaagaaacaagaaaatattCGAAGTACAACTTTGGAGAAATATGAAAACATTCAAATTCATCTAAAGCTAGGGACATTATGTTGTGCGATGGCACTTACATGCATTATTAATTGTTTCCCAACCAAAACGAATAAGCAACCACCTAAGACACATTAACAGGAAGTGAAGGAATACTGTTTGAAATATGGTTAGGAGCAAACCTGGGTAATTTTTTTAGTGGGAGACGAAGTGGATACAGGTTATATTAGTTTTTCTTGTTTGCCTGCCAGAGCTATTTTTAGTGGGAGACGAAGTGGATACAGGTTATATTAGTTTTTCTTGTTTGCCTGCCAGAGCTATAACCAGACCAATTCGTACAAATATGTTGGTCTTCAATTCATACAAATATGTTGGTCttctattagttttttttaattctattatACTTCACTGATTTTGGGGCTTTCACTTCTAAACAGTGTTATAGACTGCAAAGCCCAAGACATTGAAAATGGAAGGTTTGAACATCCAAAATTTACGACAAAAAACTGGTTGCATGCATCATAACCCCAACTCACTCTTGATTCATACGCATCATGAACCGACTGGTCCAACTTGCTGTAGATTTCTGAATCAGCAGTAGGAGCACCATCAAATGATGCAAGGACAAATTGGTCGTCGTACCTGTTACAAAAGAATCATCAGTAACAGCCCAAAGTAAATATGAACATTCTAGAGGCAATACAATTTCTTTAAGTAAATGCTTTAGGTATTTAATTAATCAGCCGCCAGCCCAACTGTTCATTCTCAGATTTGTCATCATTGAAATAATATCTAGAATCTGCATGTACACACGCCCATTTATGAACATAGATGCTTCTGATTTCAAAGTGTCTGGCGCCTAAAATAACAAGCTGTTAATAAACAGCACAGCTTGACTTAACCATACTCCATTGCCGCCACATATAATAACTTTACTTATATAGATCAGCATATAAAGGATATATCATCATGTTATTTAAATAGAACATTAAATATTACATACCGGTCAAAATCAGGCAACAGAGGTAGAACCTCTTCAGCGTATAAGTTCTTGTTGGTTGCATGAACAGGTCGTGACTTGCGGGCCTCAAATGATGCCTCAATTTCCTTGATTTGTCTTTCCCTGAAATATGATTCATTATAATtagttaataaataataaacattAGTTTCACAATCACAAGAGTAGGTGGGCGCAGAGCAACCTGTCATTGAGGTTCTCCAAAATGTTGCGACCCTTCATTTCCCGCAGTTCCTTTGCTTGTTTTTCAGTTAAAGACTGTAGATGGCAATGCACATAATTATAACATAGCTTACCAATAATTTAAAGAGATATTTCTCATCTAAAATAGAGCATTGTTTGACTACCTGTCTTGCAGACTCCATGCTAAGAGGAGATATATATTGGGTTTTAACTAGCCATGCAACCCCTTTATCAGTAGGCCGCTCTTTTCTTCTGATGCCATCCTTTTTCACAGGTGTCACTGCTACATCATCCCGCAATAATTCCTCATCTTCCAAAGCAAGGGGTAGTCTAACACTTGGAGGAGGAGGACTGATTGAACCAGTAAAAACATATGTTCGGAATTGTCTTGCAATACCAAAACTATTGATCTTAAAAAGTTTAGGGTTAAGTATGATACTTGTATACACTGAGGTCGAGTAGGTCAAGAGGAATCCCAAGATCTGGCTCAACGAAAAGCTTGGGCTTGTATGTTTTCTCCAACGATGTTATTGTGTATTTTGTATATCTGGGGGAGGGAGGGAAGATTGTAAAAGTTAccacaaaataataattgaatttgATCATGAAATTCAATAATTTGATAACAAAGGAATAAGGATAACAATTAAACAGCCGATCATATGTCATAAAGTCATTAACTGAACCATAAGAATTGGTTCCCATAGTCCAAGCTTCAACAATAACTTAAAAACATGCTGGATCCCAGAATCCCAATGATACTTAAACCATAGAGTGGGTGTTAAAACATGAAAAAATGAACTCAACCTAGACTATTAGTTTCCCCAAAAGATTTAAAACTAAGCCGAGCCATGTAAATTAGTGTCCCCCACCACACCAATCTTTTCTGGATTTTATATTCTAACAGTTAAAATTTCATGAACTGCCAATTACTCATTCTTGCACACTCAAAAGTCATGAACCAGTGAACACGGCTAAATGCATAATTGTCTAGATGGTTGAACAACAGAAGAGATGACTTACTgatccttctctttcttcaatGACATAAGCTTTGGCTGTGCACTAGGATCTGGAAGTTCATTCCGGAATCTTCaaagaaaatacaatttaatTAGAGTCATCATGGGAGTAAACACAGAGTGGTGAGCGGGCACCAATTCaaactaaaattattttgttctatttttctttGGAGTAGACTAAAAGAATGTTGTTCAGACATCTAGGATATATGAGATTGACTGTCACATACCGTCGGTGGTTTGAGACAAGCTTACATTTTAAAACATGTTATATTGCTTAAAAGATCATTATGTTCCACTAAACATATAGAATCAACTGAGTACCAGTTCAACTTAAACTGTCAAGGAATGAATTATCATCGTATTATCAAATCGTTATGGATATATCAAGGTTTGAAGTCGGTTTCCATTAAAACAGAAAAAGATTGAGTTCAATTAGAAAGGGCAAATTTATGTTCTTCAAACAAAGGTAAGCCATTGTTAGCATACTTACTTCAACTTGCATACGAATGTCGTTGGCTTCTTTAGCCTATTTTCAGTCCTCTCACCACTCAAAAATGGAGTAGCTCTCCTTTCCCCCATTCGCGACCCAACAATGGAACCATGTCCCTTCCCAGAAGACAACATATGCGTCTTCTGCAAAACTGAGTTTTGGGAATCCTTCAGCTGCTGCCTATGCTTCTCTTCTTGCCTTTgtttctcaaactctctcttcttccttaaTCTCCTCTCTTCCTCCGTTTCCACTCTCCCTGGGGGCCCATTTGCTTTTTTTGCTGGCACTGAAGGAACAGGGGGCTTCTGCTGTTTTTCAGGAACCCCATGATTCAAATGCCCACGTTCACGCCTCCCGGACAGTGATGCCTCTCTGGAAGCCCCTTTGTCATGGGATCCCCTATCTACCCCACTATCCTTACTTTGAGGAGGGGGTGGTGGAGGTGAACCAGGGGGAGGTGGTGGCGGTGGTACAGAAGAATTAGGGGACAAAGGTGGTGGGGGCGGAGGTAGTGGCTGCTGCGAAGGCTGGATTGGCTGGTGACTATACTGTGAATACTGAGAATTCTGGTAGTACATGGGGGCTTGTGGAGGCTGTAATGGCATATTACTTTGCCCCGCTGGAGGAGCTTGAGGGGGCGGTGGTGGTGGGTATGAAGACTCGGGTGGTGGTGGAGGCGGTGTTTGATAGTTGTATTGTGGTGGTGGACGAGGGTGTTGAGTTCTTGGAGGGGCATAACTACTATGCTGGTAATTGTAATTTGGTGGATACGAAGAAGGAGCCGCCGGAACAGCCCCATCGCTGCCACCAGAACCACCACTACTAGCATTATATCCCCAATTCTGGTTATACTGACTGCCTCGCTGTTGCGGAAGCGGCGGTGCTGGCGGTAGAGGGTTTTGATTTGGTGGTGGCGCGAACGATGATTGGGGTGGGAATGGCCGGTATGAAGCCATATAGCTGAGCAAATTCTCGAGCACCAAACAATCTACTTTACCACAAAAAGCCAAATTCTACTACGTCCCTTCCAAATTCGCTCTGGTCAAAACCCTAACGCAACAAATTTATCatcaaaatccaaaacaaaATTCCCAATTGTAAGCTATATATGCGCACCTACATATCGAATAGCTGAGATATCTAAACAAAATCGAAAACCAGAACcctagaaaattgaaaatttgaattgaatGAGGGAGATTATATGCGAACGAGAGGAAGCTAAGATTTCGCTCCAAACCCTAAATTACAGTTGCAGAGAGGATCAGAAAACCCTAAATTGAGTGACCAGAGAGAGATCGGAGATCGGAGGGAAGGAGACGCTGTTCCTCTGGGTATTTATATATGATACGACGAGGCGCACAGAGTGTTTGGTGAGCTCTCGGATTCTTTCACCACGTCACTCTGTTATtctgtttttggtgtttttggcTACAAGAAAGCTTTTATCTTGGATTTCATGATTTGGCTGCATGTTGGTTTTAAAcatcttttttttcaaattttattgaaattttacaaaattacaaatatgtggaacatttaattgttttttattttttttattttgtaaacgCTCCCAATGATTTGTATAATTTTGGTGTGCGCCAACATgggtttatatttttattgagtAATTTAGTTATGTGGACGTATCCGtcaaattttaacaaaattaacgggctaatcgcaacgaattttcaaattatgatttttgaAGATGATATTTTTTTCCATAATAAGAGGGTATTTATTACCCCAAATATGGAATGCCATATTCAGTGAGACCAGAATATCATGTTTATTATGGTGTTTCGTAAATTAACGCATAGTGTCTCACATttattgtgtgtttgtgtctcgTATGTTACCAAGTTTGAATATGAGACACGCGACATCTCATCAAGGCTATTGGCAGtgcattaattaaaaaaatatatatatgtgttagGAGGGATGTATGATAACATGTTAACTAGTATAtttagaaaactaatgaaaatagcctaacaaaactaattttacttttaaataattgaaaatgtAGTAGGGCTTTGAACTCGAGTGTATCGGGTGCATCCACTATAGTAAATATAAAGTTAAATTACATTTTAGTTCCTCAAAATTAATTGTAacctcataaaaaaaattaaaacatttcaatttcatacatttacttactATTTCATTTTAATCTCATACATGACGTGGCTGCCAACTTGTGTCCCATGActaaacaattaataaaatatttaattatttttaacatatgtgggggcatttgtggaacAAAAAATAATCTCAAAAATCCTAGAGGCGATATGTGAACTTTTACTCAAGTAAGACAAAATTGCTCTCATTAAATGGGCAGGGCTCtcaatcaattagggatattctgacacaccccgatccagaGGATCCAagtgtgctggccgtcacgtgagtgtgacgtaaccataagtgcgacacggaagcgaaACAACAACATACATAAGCAGGAATTCAAACCAAACTCTAACAGAACAACCTACTAAAATATCCGGACTAGTTATAAAGCAAACAAGtgaattcagagcataggtttaagtgcagtcaagtaggactaaaataaaaatacatcaccctcaggtgagtcctacatgacaagagtctgtcagaatgccggaaaaagacctcgagagccaccaactgctaactagaacctggaggggcgcaaaacaaaatgagtgggtcagtaaaaccaaagagtttttcaaaacatttcattaaaacaattctaatcccctcaccgtaaaaacatgaatactttcccagaaaatagtatttatacatatatatatacgccACATCATAACTCAGCACATATCCATCATCATAATATCTCATAAATGATATGCCATGTCCAAAATATAatcagaatgcatcaatatcaatcaggtgaaataataaatcaaccggagaccctacaatggtcctgtacggctgattctaaagctcaacatccaatccaaccggagtcacctcggtgacctaTACGGTTcaactctgcacgtcactcggaactacatatagtagtctgtacaatgacaggtgtataaatacgctctagtgcttctctcatcaatcatcggcgcgcataactaaggtcacccactagttgGAATCACATCCAGTGATCTGTacaactagcatgtcggaaccctcacatggtctgtacgacatccacctacttggatcgacgagcgtgcggtgtggtgaataacaatataagcactatcacctaggtgcaggttatgagctttcaaggcaattcacatatataactCAGctgaaatataaataaactcacctgaacgtccaccgcgtcaattcacatatatatgcatcagtaatcaaactaaatatctcaatgatttcatgcatggcaattaaaTTCATAACTTCCATAAAAacgtattttctgggaaaaataactgtatataggtaatacgaaatcaaaactgcccactcactgataagtcgacgggtcgtaacccccgtggcgtccctggatacgctcgtcctcgggatatacgtcacctatatgcgaaacaactataaaaacgttaattttaaacacatcaccaataattcgaaataacttctcatacggtgctcaatttgggtatatgaatataccacatcgatctactcgacgtcacggacgtcgcaTAATTTTTAGAACAATTTTTGGACTCTccacgcgccctcacgcgccggCCAGGGCACGGCCCTACGCGCGGCCCACGCGCAGGTGCCCTAACGGAAGTCGCAGAcggcgtcaggaatattcctcggaatattccgtcaaaagcTAACGGTTACCGTTAGGGTTAACTAACGGCGTTAGCATTTTCcgttaactttaacggaatatgCCATTGTCTTCTCCGGTCGCCGGTGACGTCGCCGGTTTCTAGGCAAAACTTCCAACTATGGtttctcactcatttttcaaccatttttcacgaaattggtaccaaaatgaagctctaaGCATGAGGAATCACATTACACCAATTTCAAGGTCTAAATTCCACTAAATTTTACCTGAGGTAGTTCGATAATTCGGCCAACTTTGAATttcacgatcccgacgtccaaaacttcccAACGAAtgtccccgagcttccttaggacctcctaaagctcactgtgagcttggattgtcctaaaaatcaacaaacataaagttcatgaatagtgccaCATTCGGTCCTCGGgttttaaacatgaaaacgaaggagttcttacctgaaaatggtatcTTTGAGTTCGTAGGACACTCACGAACACGATGGTCCTAATCTCCACGTCGATCCATGAAGTTTGGGGTGGTTTTGGTGTTGTCCGTACAGTTTTTGGGTGAGAGAGGGTCGGGgtaaaggagagagagagtccacGGGATAGGGAGAGAGGGATGGAGGGTTTGTGATGTCCCAAAATGATCCCCACCATCCATTTGTCTAAATCCTTAACCGACAAACAATCCAACCATTCAAAATTTTACCCAACTTAATCAATTTTTTCCAAAGAAACTTAGGAACCATGAAAATTCAAAACATAttacacacataccttagtaacgTCGAAGGTAAAATCGTCATTTCACGCTCCCGATATAtaaatcccgggacgggctgtgacatattCCCATTAAGGTATTAtctcctaattaatatattggaaATATCATTTCCTTTGCGCATCACATAACTTAGCCAATAGGAAGCTGCCATGTATAGGACAAAACCTTCAGCATGGCATGCCACTACCTCTTATAAATACCCTCATCACCTCCAAATTTCGGTAAGTTTTTTGCTAAGAATATAAGCCTTAAACACTTACTCtttctagaaaaaaaaactaacttaggcatcaatGATTCATTGGCCAACTCCCTCTCGTGGGCATGTGAGGCTTTGGTATTTGATTAAAAGTATTGATTGCTTTGTAGGTACGAATTTATCAAGATTGAAAACGGTGGATTGTTGCTAACATAATATATTGAAAAAGTACCAAGACGATTGTATATTAGCGGGTGTAGTCAATCTCGGATTtgagaggattttaaaagactttaaaatcctagtatagtcaattaaaagattttaaaggattttagaatccATGCAAATCTAGGTGTAGTCCATTGAGATTTTATTAGAGATTTTAAATTCCATCCAAATCTAAGTGtattcaaaaaaattaatattttggagGATTtccataagttgtggattttgtgAAATTTGAGAGCAGGAAGTATATATAACCAAGAACTCAAATCTTTTTCCATCTAGGCAGCCCTCAAATCTTTTTCCATCTGGGCAGTCCTTAAATCTCTACCAAACCCAGCCACAAACAGGTACCACCATATACTTTGGTAGAATCTCTTTTTGTAAGCATTCCACAATATTGTATTTTCACAGTCTGAGCTGGGTTTTTGTTATGAGTTCTCGAGTCAAAGGGGAATCACGTTAATGCTTGTAATccccatatttaaaaaaaaatggttatatatatatgtgtgtgtgtgtgtgtgtgggtaattatttttatgtaatgATTTTATTAGATATCTTTTATGCAAGAACCTACTTTCAATATGTAAAATAGTTTCAATGTAAAATCCCTTTTGCTacgaattatttcaaaaactagcTAGTAGTATTTCAAATTCATATGtaattagagatatttttagtttgaattggagAAGGAGATTATGATGAGTTAGGCTTTACTTTTCTCACAAAGGCTAAGTGGTGTTTTGGCAACCATTAGAGAATAAAGAGGAGGGCTTAGTCACTACTCTAGATAGGTTGACGTGGAAAGTTTGTAATCATTAGGAGTTAATGATTGGTGATTATTCATCACTCCAAAATGTGGAGGTGGGAAGCCTTTGGCTTATACGTATGTCTAAGTGCATGAGTTGGCAAtattttgtggttttagagTGATGATTCACAAGGCTAAGAGGAATCTTAATCATTTGGCTACAATATTTTCTATTCAATTTTGTTCCAAATCTTCCAATGAGGTGAGAATGGGTGGGATTCATATTCCTTAGAGTTTGGACGTGGCCCTTGATACAAGGAACATCTTGCATGATATTCATTTGTTCATAATTAACTAGACACTTATTGCTTTGCCACTTGAACACTTATCATTCTTAATCATTAGGACAACACTTGTTGCCTTGGTATTGGAACACATTTTATGTCTAATGATTGGCACCACACTTGGTTTCTTTCTATTGGCACACTTGGGAGATATTTTGGAGATGAAGATGTCATGCAATCTTTATAAAGGAAGGAGCAAGAACCAACGGAAGACatggagaaaaagagagaggaaaaagaagaaaaaagaagaagaaggaaccaCTCCAACAAGAAAGCAATTCTCCCTTTCATATTACCTTCTTATATTTCTTTAAAATGTTCTTAGGGCTTTAAGCCATCTGTCATTGTATTTGTAAGTCCCTCGTATATATAGTGAAATAATGAAAGCAAACCCGAGTGGATGTAGTCGATTTGGCGAACCACTTAAATCTTGTGTTGTTTATGCATTTACATTGGGAGATCATTGTCATGAGAAGCACTTCCACCAAACTATTGAAAATCTCTATTTATTTCCCTTGAGAATGATGTACAAAAAGTGTGAGACAAATCCCATAAAAAATACATGAGACCTTACCCAACAAATCTCCACCAAACTCACCATCATTTTCATCTATCAAAAGAAAGATAtccaaaaaaaactaaaaattcgtCCAGCCTATTTAACAGCCCAAAATACCATCATCCATAGATTATATCATAGTACTTTCTTCATGAGAGTTGTTTGTCTGTCTCTCTACCATgatatatccaaatttgaggaaATTCCAACAGTGTGATCGTCCAATATGTTTAAAATACCAACTCAGTCTCTAATCCCACAGAAAATTGGACAGCCATGTTATGAGCACCAAAACCCCAATTTTTAGAGCTCCGATCAAAACACttccttcacaaaagttgttccttatcatCTCATCTATAACATATCCAAAAACCACTATAATCCAATCTATGTTATGACTTGTACCCCAGTTCGAACAGCTGATGTTCGGTTGAGCTAGCCTTTTATGCCAACCTCTTTGCATGGCCAACATCTCCAgtttctttctctccctttcatGGAAGTTTTTTTAGCAATCTGACTCCTATTACATATGTAGAATATCAGCTATATTAAAGAAGAGGAAGCGGAAGTGGTgaaggaagaaagagaacaAGAGGGAGgaaatgaaatttaaacaataaaaaaaaaaaaggaaatggtaACATATTGCTCATCATTTACATTaaagattattattttattaataaaatgatTATATTACTCTTGTTACTAATCAAATTAATTTATGTTGAAACTTGCAGGCTTGTTAGATAAAATGTGAGTATTGGTATCTATATGAACATGAcatatacataaacattcatgcaaagcaagaaaaaaaGTTGTGTTGAGTTGTGTAAAGTGTTTGCGTTGTGAGGATATTCAAGGGcttgaatataaaataatgaaccttGTATATGTCAGACGTAGGGTGCGGGGCTTAAGTATACAAATTGGTtgattataaaataatgaaatcttgtATATGTCAAGTGTCAGGGGAAGGGCTTGAATATACAATTGGGCGTTGGAGGAAGTGTCTGTTTAATAAAGTGGAAACTGAGagtttaattacaaaaattaggtTAAGGGATGAACGGGAGTTAATTCATATTCTAAGGTATTCGGAGCCAAGTGGTATAAGCATGGTATGGGACGTGCAGGCTTGAGTGCCTTAGGTATGTGTTGAcgggattagaagggagtgaGTACATTCATGCATCTCGTTGCATACATTTTATGTATTTGCAAGAGCTACtcatttcaattattattttgttggtactttttgttgtgaattaatttatgtactattttatttctgctgcgtattcaataaattatatgtGGTAAACTCAAGTTTTATCATGTAAAATTTTGTGTTGTGATGTATTGTGTTTTAGTTATTAATcacttttattttaaattttttcaccatatcttggttgtaaaatttatttctatagctaAGATATGGCTCACGCCCTAACTCATGAATAGTCTTTATTCGTGGGTCGGGGTGTGACAATGCTCAACAATTAGAACCCAATGTAGTGTTCAACATCTTTGATCCCTACTCTACAtgtcacagcccatcccgaGATTTTATTTATCGGGGATGTGAAATGACAGGATTACCCTTAGTggttactaaggtatgtgtgtgtgacacATTATTGGTCTAAATACATATTTCATAAGCTTTtggaaaattatttaaattggtAAAGGTTGTATTTTTGTGGTTAGGGAGTTAAGAAAAATGGATGGTGATTATTTTGggatggaccacacacatacatatgGGTCAACCCTTCATCTCTCtcccccgtgctctctctctctcctctccgtttcagtctcactctctccctctcgaaaacGTACGGACGAGGCCAAATTCCCTCTAAACATCGCGGATCGACACCAAAAAGGTAAAGTTCTTCATCCTTTCAACCTTCTGAGTcgtttggtactagttttagaacGGGAAACCTTAGAAATCACGTTGAAAACCCGAGGTCCG belongs to Malus sylvestris chromosome 17, drMalSylv7.2, whole genome shotgun sequence and includes:
- the LOC126611373 gene encoding protein PAF1 homolog; protein product: MASYRPFPPQSSFAPPPNQNPLPPAPPLPQQRGSQYNQNWGYNASSGGSGGSDGAVPAAPSSYPPNYNYQHSSYAPPRTQHPRPPPQYNYQTPPPPPPESSYPPPPPPQAPPAGQSNMPLQPPQAPMYYQNSQYSQYSHQPIQPSQQPLPPPPPPLSPNSSVPPPPPPPGSPPPPPPQSKDSGVDRGSHDKGASREASLSGRRERGHLNHGVPEKQQKPPVPSVPAKKANGPPGRVETEEERRLRKKREFEKQRQEEKHRQQLKDSQNSVLQKTHMLSSGKGHGSIVGSRMGERRATPFLSGERTENRLKKPTTFVCKLKFRNELPDPSAQPKLMSLKKEKDQYTKYTITSLEKTYKPKLFVEPDLGIPLDLLDLSVYNPPPPSVRLPLALEDEELLRDDVAVTPVKKDGIRRKERPTDKGVAWLVKTQYISPLSMESARQSLTEKQAKELREMKGRNILENLNDRERQIKEIEASFEARKSRPVHATNKNLYAEEVLPLLPDFDRYDDQFVLASFDGAPTADSEIYSKLDQSVHDAYESRAIMKSYKVTGVDPANPEKFLAYMVPSPNELSKDPYDESEDVSYSWVREYHYDVRGDDVHDPTTYLVSFDDDEARYAPLPTKLVLRKKRSKEGKTSDEVEHFPAPARVTVRRRPTVASIELKDAGDYLRGSVSKLRTRGYDVEDTLERPQKIARHHDMDEYSGGDDDLSD